One window from the genome of Syntrophorhabdaceae bacterium encodes:
- a CDS encoding CoA-binding protein: MIPQETKEKEILEQSRVIAVVGLSPDEEKPSNMVARYLIAHGYRVIPVNPGHENILDQKSYKALSDIPEKIDIVDIFMRADRLLPVVEEAVRIKPRCIWLQLGIINEEARKLAEDNGITFFMDRCIKIEHNRLIALTNRIS; the protein is encoded by the coding sequence ATGATACCCCAGGAAACAAAAGAAAAAGAGATCTTGGAACAATCAAGAGTGATTGCCGTGGTTGGCCTTTCACCGGACGAGGAAAAACCAAGCAATATGGTTGCCCGGTACCTGATCGCTCACGGTTACAGGGTGATCCCCGTCAATCCCGGTCACGAGAACATACTCGATCAAAAGTCTTATAAGGCCCTCTCTGACATCCCGGAAAAAATCGATATCGTCGATATATTCATGAGGGCCGACAGGCTGCTGCCTGTTGTCGAAGAGGCTGTCAGGATCAAACCGAGATGCATATGGCTTCAGCTCGGCATCATCAATGAAGAAGCAAGGAAACTCGCTGAAGACAACGGCATTACCTTCTTCATGGACAGGTGTATAAAGATAGAGCACAACCGGCTCATAGCCCTGACAAACCGTATATCGTAG
- a CDS encoding thioredoxin domain-containing protein: MEKVHNGGLKEMVCVLWIVCALLLGLAQPDTADSREMSFLAFGNGKIDVRLYADYFCGPCSALEPKIEYPILDLVRRDIITITFVDTPFYKYSALYARYFLYVLNEKKELRHALTARAAFFEAAKAKINEREKLEAFLLAREIRFKPFEVKPVFNILQSYLREDKISSTPSCVIRNGDKKEVYTGGENIIKALEALR, from the coding sequence ATGGAAAAGGTTCACAACGGCGGATTAAAAGAGATGGTGTGCGTATTATGGATAGTGTGTGCACTACTCCTTGGTCTGGCTCAACCGGACACCGCGGATTCGAGAGAGATGTCCTTTCTCGCATTCGGGAACGGGAAGATAGACGTGAGATTATATGCCGATTATTTTTGCGGGCCCTGTAGTGCCTTAGAGCCAAAGATAGAATATCCGATCCTTGACCTCGTCAGGAGGGATATCATTACCATCACGTTCGTTGACACACCTTTCTATAAGTATTCAGCGCTCTACGCCCGGTATTTTCTCTATGTATTAAATGAGAAAAAGGAACTGCGCCATGCGCTTACTGCAAGGGCCGCCTTCTTTGAAGCTGCCAAAGCCAAGATTAATGAACGGGAAAAACTTGAAGCATTCCTCCTGGCAAGGGAGATCAGGTTCAAACCATTCGAGGTAAAGCCCGTATTCAATATTCTCCAGAGTTACCTGAGAGAAGATAAGATAAGTTCAACTCCTTCCTGTGTCATACGCAACGGGGACAAGAAGGAAGTCTATACCGGCGGGGAAAACATCATCAAGGCACTTGAGGCGCTGAGGTAA